The region GGCAAGCATGATCTCGCTGTCTACGTTGCGCGGCGTTTCAATGACGCCGCCGATCGTCCCGGCCAACCGCCCGCTTTCATCCCGCGCGGCCAGCTGCAGAAAACGCTGCTGGCTGTCTGCAACGGCATAGCGCGTGTCGGGGCGCAATCCGGCCTGCCCAAAGAAGCCGTCCACGCGCATGGCGTTAACGCTCTCTTTTACCGCCGCAATAAAGCGGTCGATATCCTCGTCCGCGTGTGCGACCGAAACAAAGCAGTTACGCCCTTCCCAGATGAAAATGCCGCGCAGCATCAGGTGGTGGAAGAGGATGTCGTAGTTGCCGTTGAATTTGAAACGGAACAGGCTGCCGGCAGAGACGATCTCAATCGGCGTACCGGTTGCAGAGAACCAGGTATTTAGCGACATCGTCAGACGCGCGGTTTTTTGGTTGATGTCGTCATACAGCGCCGGATGGGCTTTGATGTACTCCAGCACGGCTTTGCTTGCCGCCATGGTCAGCGGATGCTTGGAGAAGGTACCGGCAAAGAAGATCAGTTCAGCCTGCGGCCAGGAGTCATCGCCATACTGCCAGAATCCGCCGTCGATACTGTCCATAAAGCGGCTGGAGCCTGCAATCACGCCGATCGGCATACCGCCGCCGACGATCTTACCGTAGGAGGCGATATCCGCCTGAACGCCGTAATACGCCTGCGCGCCGCCGGCCGCCAGACGGAAACCGGTGATCACCTCGTCAAACATCAGCGCAATATTGTGGGTCGTCGTCAGCTCGCGCAGGGTATGCAGGTATTCGCGCGGCTGATGGTCGGGATAACGGCTCTGCACCGGTTCGACGATCACCACCGCCAGCTCGGCGGCATAGCGGGCGATAAGCGCCAGGCTCTCTTCGCTGCCGTAATCGAGCACCAGCAGGTCGTCCACCAGCGATGGCGGCGTACCGGCGGCAATCGGCGTGGCGCGCTCGGGGGTTTCTCCGCCCTGCTGCCGCCCCAGAATGCCGTCAAACACGCCGTGATATGAGCCGCTAAACAGCGCGACTTTATTTTTCCCCGTCACGGCGCGCGCCAGGCGCACGGCGCTCATTACCGCTTCAGAGCCGGAGTTACAAAATGCCACCCGCTGCTGGCCGGTCAGCTCGCTGATAAGCGTTGCCACCTCGCCCGCCAGCGCGCTTTGCGGCCCAATCTGCATGCCCTGCGCCAGCTGGTCGGCAACGGCCTGCTGCACGCAGTCCGGTGCATGCCCCAGCAGGTTGGCGCCAAACCCCATCGTAAAATCAATATACTCGTTGCCATCGACGTCCCAGATGCGCGATCCCTGAGAGCGTTCCCCCACTAAGGGGTAAAGCATCTCTTTGGTGGATAAACGAAAGCCCGCAGAGGCCCGGTTATCCGCCAGCACGGCGCGGTACTGCTGGGCATTGCGTTTCGACCCGCCTGTTTTATCGACAAACCGCTGGGTGAGCTGCGCCAGATGCTGGTCGCGCTCGGCGCCCAGGGAGAGCTTTTTCGTCTCTTTTTTAAACCAGCTGCTGTGCGCGCTGGCCTTCACCGGTGCGGCCGGGGTGGCGACAGGCGCTGGCGCGATGACATCCGGCATCGTTGGCGCGACGGGCATCGGGAGAGTCTGCGCCGTGCCGTTGAGCAGCGTGAGCTGCTTGGACATAAGCTCCAGCTGGCGGGCAATCAGATCCTGAACCGCGCCAGGCACCGGCTTGCTGGTTTCCTGCATGGCCACGGCAGGCTGTGCCGCCTGCCCGGCGGTTGCCGGGGTGCTGAGCGGAGCCGCCGCCGCCGCTGGCTGCGCGTGCTCCACCACATAACCGATCACCGCGTCCAGCGTATTGAGCTCTTCAAACAGCGCCCGTACCGGGATAGCCACGCCGTAGCGGTCTTTAATGGTATTGATGGCATCCAGCAGCACCAGCGAGTCCGCCCCCATTTCCAGGAAGGGCAGTTCGTCGTCAAGCGTGGCGGGATCCGCCTCAAGAAAACCGGCAATAATCGCTTTTATTTCAGCGGCTAAATGGTGTTGATTTGACATAGCGTCCTCTTTTGCAGATGGGGTCTGCGCTGGCGTCTCATCCGCCAGCCAGTAACGTTTGCGGCAGAACTGGATGGCAGGCAGGTTTAACGCCTCCCGCGTGGTCGCGTGGTACAGCCCGCTCCAGTTGATGTCGTGCCCTTGCTGCCACAGCGTTCCCAGCAGCGTCAGCAGTGATTTGTACTCATGTCGCCGATCGCCTGCGGCCAGCACCCGGTGACGGCGGTCGGTGGCGGTCACAAATTTGCCCAGCGAACTGTCCGCGCTCAGATCGATAAAGGTGAACTCACCCTGCGCAAGCACGTTTTGCACGCCCTGAAGGAAACGAACGGGCTGGCGAATTTGCCGGGTCCAGTAGTCGGCGTCGGTTTGGTCGCACGCCTCGCCGTTCAGGTTGCTGTAAAACGGGATCGTCCCGCGGGTGAAGGTGACGTTGTTGACCAGCCACTCGCGCCAGGCACCGAGGATCGGATCCATCATCGAGGAGTGAAATGCGCTGGCGGTTTTAATTTTTCTGGCGTGGCCGCCCTGAGCAGAAATGGCCTGGAGACAGGCGTCAATCGCCGTCTGGCTACCTGCGATGGTGGTCAGCGTCGGGGTGTTGAATGCGGCAATATCAATGTCACCCGCCCAGGGTGAAATTAGCTGGCGCACCTCGGCTTCACCGCTGAAGACAACCGCCATCGCCCCTTCCTGCGTCAGGGCTGACATCAACAGCGCGCGCTGATGAACCATAGCCAGCCCGTCGTCGAGCGAGAGATAGCCTGCGATGACCGCCGCGCAGTACTCTCCCAGGCTGTGCCCCATCACGGCAGCCGGACGGGGTCCAAACTGCATCACGCTCTGAGCAAGCGCGTAGCTACAGGCAAATAAGGAGAGCTGGCAGGTTCTGGCGCAGCGCTGCCAGCTATCGTCACGGGCAAACAGCGCCTGCGTGATATCAATCTGATAACGCTGCCGGATGGTCGTCGCCAGCGCGTCAAACTGGGCGCGATAGTGCGGCAGATGGTGATACAGCTCGGCCCCCATGCCGATTTGCTGGGTGCCCTGCCCCGGGAAGAGCCAGACCTGAGGCTGGGCTTTACCTGCTTTGCAGGCCGTGAGCTGCGCAAGGCTGTCCGCCAGCTGGGCGCGGTCCGCGCCATACGCCACGCCGCGATAGCGGGCCGCATCGTAGCGGGTGTTCACCAGCCGACACCAGGTGGCGATATCGCTCTCCTGACATGTCGATAACCCTTTTTTGACCGCCTCCCGCTGAAGGGGAAACGCCCCTTCATCATGTGAACCGATCAGAAGCAGGCCGTGGGGCGCAGCGGGCTCCTGGCGTTTTTCCACCGCTGGCGCGCTGCGCAAAATCACGTGACCGTTGGTGCCGCCGAAGCCAAAGCTGCTTACGCCCGCGTAGCGTACGTCACCATCGGCATGCCATGAGGCAGGCTGCGCACCGCTTACCTCAACATGACGGCTAATCGCCGCAATATGCGGGTTTTTATGCTGGAAGTTGAGGTGCGGCACGTATTGTCGGTAGTGCAACATCAGAGACGTTTTCACCACGCCCAGCACGCCCGCCGCCGCCTCCAGGTGGCCAATGTTGGTTTTAATCGACCCCACCTGGACAGGTGCGGTTTTTTTCCGGTCCGCAAATACCGCTTCCAGCGCCTGATATTCAATCAGATCGCCCAGCGCCGTTCCCGTCCCGTGCGCTTCGATATAGTCAATGCTGTCGCTGTCCACCCCGGCATCCGCCATTGCCTGCCGGATGACCGCCTGCTGCGATGGGCCATTTGGCGCGGTAATGCCGTTGCTGCGGCCGTCCTGGTTCACGGCGCTCGCCACCAGCGTGGCATAAACCCGATCGCCATCCGCCAGCGCCTGCGAAAGCGGCTTAAGCACCACAACGCCACACCCTTCGCCACGAACGTAACCATCGGCGCGGGCGTCAAAGGTTTTACACCGGCCGTCGGGGGCCAGCATCTGGGCATCGGTGAAGACTTTTTGCAAATGCGGCGTCAGCGCCAGATTAACGCCTCCGGCAATGGCCAGAGAACTCCGTCCGGCCCGCAGGCTTTGCATTGCCCCCTCTATCGCCACCAGCGAGGAAGAGCACGCCGTGTCGACAGCGACGCTTGGCCCTTTTAAATCATAAAGATAAGAAATTCGGTTGGCCGCGATGCTGTGCGCGTTGCCTAAGCCGCTGTAGGCCGAGACGTTATCGCCGCAGGCCAGGGCATAGTCGCTGGCGCTGAT is a window of Enterobacter pseudoroggenkampii DNA encoding:
- a CDS encoding type I polyketide synthase — encoded protein: MMPSHQLFNRGYHSFNQLLPELAVQQTTQTAFEFVRSASEIHSQSYDQLHQRAASLAEALMQYGQRGDRVILLYPDGEDFIGAFFGCLYAGRVAVPVPMPAKSSGSAWERFAGVLRNAQTDCIVTTARGAETLGQLSLPLSPLIFTFDKPDTSALPAGYRLHHLERTFSGAFHPVPVADNDLAFLQYTSGSTGSPKGVMVTHGNLWANSHAIHRFFGHHSESRGTIWLPHFHDMGLIGGLLQPVFGAFPCRVMSPMMLMKNPLNWLKQVSDYQATTSGGPNFAYDLCVRKIGREQVEALDLSRWDVAFCGAEPIRPATLKQFSEHFAPAGFRPGAFLPCYGMAETTLIVTGMDKGQGLRVSDEAGAVSCGQALTDTEVRIVDPDHHQPLADGESGEIWLRGPSVAAGYWANDAATRETFRASLAGDPYPWLRSGDMGFLQFGHLYVTGRLKELLIINGQNHYPTDIEETIRQSAPALAEATVCVFASEDERPVALLELMKRHKNDLDMATLAPSVTAAVAERHGITLDELLLVERRAIPRTTSGKLQRTRAKMMYQQGSLDVAWRSRQDASKPLEHAGETPPALAALIAGIIGNTLNTTIGESRWDDAFTGFGLSSLQAVGVIGELEQRLGRELSPALIYDYPTINQLAVALREPAAVRPVSAAVAESAIAVIGIGVELPGHSGVEALWSLLQQGHSTTGEIPAQRWRTSSLDGFNRKGSFFDEVDAFDAGYFGISPREAVYIDPQHRLLLETVQQALTDAGLKASSLRGSDTAVYVGISASDYALACGDNVSAYSGLGNAHSIAANRISYLYDLKGPSVAVDTACSSSLVAIEGAMQSLRAGRSSLAIAGGVNLALTPHLQKVFTDAQMLAPDGRCKTFDARADGYVRGEGCGVVVLKPLSQALADGDRVYATLVASAVNQDGRSNGITAPNGPSQQAVIRQAMADAGVDSDSIDYIEAHGTGTALGDLIEYQALEAVFADRKKTAPVQVGSIKTNIGHLEAAAGVLGVVKTSLMLHYRQYVPHLNFQHKNPHIAAISRHVEVSGAQPASWHADGDVRYAGVSSFGFGGTNGHVILRSAPAVEKRQEPAAPHGLLLIGSHDEGAFPLQREAVKKGLSTCQESDIATWCRLVNTRYDAARYRGVAYGADRAQLADSLAQLTACKAGKAQPQVWLFPGQGTQQIGMGAELYHHLPHYRAQFDALATTIRQRYQIDITQALFARDDSWQRCARTCQLSLFACSYALAQSVMQFGPRPAAVMGHSLGEYCAAVIAGYLSLDDGLAMVHQRALLMSALTQEGAMAVVFSGEAEVRQLISPWAGDIDIAAFNTPTLTTIAGSQTAIDACLQAISAQGGHARKIKTASAFHSSMMDPILGAWREWLVNNVTFTRGTIPFYSNLNGEACDQTDADYWTRQIRQPVRFLQGVQNVLAQGEFTFIDLSADSSLGKFVTATDRRHRVLAAGDRRHEYKSLLTLLGTLWQQGHDINWSGLYHATTREALNLPAIQFCRKRYWLADETPAQTPSAKEDAMSNQHHLAAEIKAIIAGFLEADPATLDDELPFLEMGADSLVLLDAINTIKDRYGVAIPVRALFEELNTLDAVIGYVVEHAQPAAAAAPLSTPATAGQAAQPAVAMQETSKPVPGAVQDLIARQLELMSKQLTLLNGTAQTLPMPVAPTMPDVIAPAPVATPAAPVKASAHSSWFKKETKKLSLGAERDQHLAQLTQRFVDKTGGSKRNAQQYRAVLADNRASAGFRLSTKEMLYPLVGERSQGSRIWDVDGNEYIDFTMGFGANLLGHAPDCVQQAVADQLAQGMQIGPQSALAGEVATLISELTGQQRVAFCNSGSEAVMSAVRLARAVTGKNKVALFSGSYHGVFDGILGRQQGGETPERATPIAAGTPPSLVDDLLVLDYGSEESLALIARYAAELAVVIVEPVQSRYPDHQPREYLHTLRELTTTHNIALMFDEVITGFRLAAGGAQAYYGVQADIASYGKIVGGGMPIGVIAGSSRFMDSIDGGFWQYGDDSWPQAELIFFAGTFSKHPLTMAASKAVLEYIKAHPALYDDINQKTARLTMSLNTWFSATGTPIEIVSAGSLFRFKFNGNYDILFHHLMLRGIFIWEGRNCFVSVAHADEDIDRFIAAVKESVNAMRVDGFFGQAGLRPDTRYAVADSQQRFLQLAARDESGRLAGTIGGVIETPRNVDSEIMLAAWQLLCERHDALRMQFTDAGELQVALAPTVDISEEYAAPAACLAEFAARPFDLTAAPLARLLLVRHEGKTTLAIAAHHSVADGWSFMVMLRELLHLYDALASGKRPDLAAAASYLQAIRAQNIVSEAALPARLAALPARRATPDVLTVLAPSRTYQGQRLVQRLSYPGLTAQLRKASAGLRVTRFAMLNALFTLTLEKAVGHSPVPVGVPDAGRDFGQGDALVGQCVRLLPLCIDSAACASLSDVARAIHDGILAQRDEPALPSRCFHGQDAPLPLLATFNVEPHAPLAELRQWEASLSLLPIGAVEFPLMVNILETKEGLSVELDYQIRYFTEASARALLEHFLKAITVLAEQGEEAAEALFSSSEVLAAS